A genomic region of Ruficoccus amylovorans contains the following coding sequences:
- a CDS encoding LacI family DNA-binding transcriptional regulator has translation MNSSPDMPVTQRDLARRLGLSQSSVSLALADHPRISPAVKERVRAEAERSRYRVDPRLSALAAYRNKKNTPSYKGTIAWVTNFEEREGWKRHRLFYEFYEGVKRALLRSGYRLETHWLANPEMAPERFRTMLRSRGIEGLILAPQQLPDTRIDLDLSDFAAVSLGFSLIEPQFHVVHGELFSGVETIYRKYEELGHKRIGLLVDEESDDRTAHHILGAFLARAYLAKRPGAELVKRIGDMSENIEAIADWIRKNRIDGVIVSAGSAVVEDLTRAGIRIPEDVSFGVHLLTEAADTGGMVLDSQRTGEIAAQRLISLLHNWEKGVPESVEHIAVKQRFYLGKTIIDRSSNG, from the coding sequence ATGAACAGTTCTCCGGACATGCCCGTCACCCAGCGCGATCTGGCCAGGCGGCTGGGGCTTTCCCAGTCGTCCGTCTCTCTCGCCTTGGCGGACCACCCCCGAATCTCCCCCGCCGTGAAGGAGCGTGTGAGAGCGGAGGCCGAGCGTTCGCGCTACCGTGTCGATCCGCGGCTCAGCGCTTTGGCCGCCTATCGCAACAAGAAAAATACCCCCAGCTACAAGGGCACCATCGCCTGGGTGACGAACTTCGAAGAGCGTGAGGGCTGGAAGCGCCACCGGCTTTTTTATGAGTTTTACGAGGGGGTCAAGCGCGCACTCCTGCGCTCCGGCTACCGGCTGGAAACACACTGGCTGGCAAACCCTGAGATGGCCCCGGAGCGCTTCCGCACCATGCTCCGCTCGCGCGGAATCGAGGGCCTGATTCTCGCGCCGCAACAGCTTCCGGATACCCGGATCGACCTGGACTTGAGTGACTTCGCCGCCGTCTCGCTGGGGTTTTCGCTGATTGAGCCGCAGTTCCATGTCGTCCACGGCGAGCTCTTCTCGGGCGTGGAGACCATTTACCGCAAGTACGAGGAATTGGGCCACAAGCGGATCGGCCTGCTCGTCGATGAGGAGTCTGATGACCGGACCGCGCACCACATCCTGGGTGCGTTCCTGGCCCGGGCTTACCTGGCGAAGCGCCCCGGTGCCGAACTGGTCAAGCGCATCGGGGATATGAGCGAGAATATCGAGGCGATCGCCGACTGGATTCGGAAAAACCGCATTGACGGGGTCATTGTTTCGGCGGGCAGCGCTGTGGTGGAAGACCTCACGCGGGCCGGCATCCGCATCCCCGAAGATGTTTCCTTTGGCGTTCACCTGCTGACCGAGGCGGCGGATACCGGGGGTATGGTGCTGGACAGCCAGCGGACGGGAGAGATCGCCGCGCAGCGCCTGATCTCGCTCCTGCATAACTGGGAGAAGGGGGTGCCCGAGAGCGTCGAGCATATCGCGGTCAAGCAGCGCTTCTACCTCGGAAAAACGATCATCGACCGTTCTTCGAATGGGTAG